From Gossypium raimondii isolate GPD5lz chromosome 11, ASM2569854v1, whole genome shotgun sequence:
gttaatcaaatcgagttattcgagccAACTCGAATTAGagtttgaatcaaattaaattttacaattagaATAACtagaataattcgaataacagaCTGGTATAAATACTCTTTTGGTCATtgtcaagtttgaaaattagcaaattagtctttcttaataaaaattacaaaattatttaaaataatttttaaattcaaaatagttataaaaatttcaaaatttatattttttaaaaaattataaaaatatataaagaaagttaaaaattaaaaatttctagaataataaattttgggatctaaataagttaattaatgattcaattttattatactaaaatattttttattttactttgaaaaagttttcaaatatatattatttcaaatttatgtgcttaatatgtaattagtatttttaatttaacttgaataatttcacttgatttgagaaaatttcaaatcgagttagaatgataaaatttgactatcaactcaaaaaaaattttactcgaTTCAATCGAACCTTCACCATGATAGGGATCAACGGATAAACTTAGATTTCAATTCCATTATTTTCACTGAACCTGAGCAGATTGTGGCCCGGCATACCTCATGtaatacattaaataatcaaGGTCAATAGTACTGGGAATTTGTGTAGTTTGTCAATGGCACCCTACTGGACCGCTACCAAATCTTGAAAGATCttgatggtgaatcttatcatTTGCGGCTTTTAATCTCTTTACTCCGTGGCACACAGATTGTGACCATTGATTCTTCCACTTGCTATTATTCCCAACAAGACATGGACTGAATTCTCactaaaatctatatatatatgaatataaattaCCGTTTGAAAAGTGAGGCATATGGATTCTCAACCGAAGATAATATCTCGGCATATACCTAGACCCTTGCTAGCCGACTGTGCAAGTGGTAGGATGAACAGACCTGTTGCAAGTGGAACTGTGATCATGTGTATGTATCGCAGTTAAAATCTAGAAACTGCTTTCTGACAATCGGACTAAAGGAGGAAGGTACGGAAATTTTATCCAGTTTTTGTATCCTTTTATAGCTAACTAGCTATAAGCATATATGTGCTGATTGTCTTTACTACGCTCATGCTTAGAAATTATAGACTCTCTTTTTAGTTACTCAGTTGCATCTTCTCACTCACTTGACCAATATTTCCTTTTTGTACAATGGTTAAGTGGCAACAAGGTTCTGGAAGCTGTGGCAGTCAGAACCTACATTATTCcaacatttcattttttcttgaaatattggTCTTGACACGTATTTAGACATGGTACGGCGACCTCTAAGTTTGGGGAAGAAAACATATATGTGTTGAACACATACTATTTGACACTTCCACCCAAATCCAAATAACATAAGTTAGAACtaagaattagggtttttttcttCATGTTACACAGTATGAGTAGTTGTTACTATTGGCTAGTTGGCGTCAAAGAATAATAGAAGGGTAGTTTTGGGGGCTAACCGTTGGGTGATAGTGGCTTGGGGTTAAATGTAGAGCGAATATTTACTATCATTTTACCTTATCTGTCTAAGATTTTGGAATCATATCTCCGCTTTCCTTCCAAAGTAACACGGATGGATTCCCATTTTTTACCTTGATAGATTTGTTCTCATTTGGTGGTTGTTGCTTTGTATTTACCTAAAGAAGTGactgaaattttcaaaagaagatGCCTAGATAGCCTTCCTGTTCCTTTGTGGTTAGATTCCATATCAAAGAACAGAAGATGTCTGCAATACACCCATATAGAAATTCAAGATGTAAGTTCATTAGTGGGTGAATATTAGGACTCTAATCCAACTTGTTAATAATGAGTCAATCAAGCAGTAACGCTTAACCTTTTGGTTCGAAGCTAATGAAAGTAAATCCACTAATTTTGTCTAGTCTACATCTGGTAGCATAAGCATGGAACATTTTTATTAGGGaatttttgaacaaaagaaCAGATGGCTCAGGAAAAATGTTAATAACAAGTGAACCTGATTGAGGGAGCAAAAGAGATCTTTCAATGTTCTTTCTTTGCTTCAGACTTTGGGGTTCATTCGCATGCATGCTAGTCTATGATAGAAAGTTAATAGccaattttaatatcttttagaGATGGCAATAGAGCAGGACAAGGGCAAACGTTGTCAAATTCACCGTCTCTTCAAATGTTATATTTTCACCCTACTTTATATGATGGGTGGGACAGGGCGACAAGTAATTAACATAAttgttctttttcaaaaaaaattcacccACCCCATCCTGCTTCGCATTACATCTActgttcaaaaacaaaaatttgcccCATTCGGTATGAATCTGTTCGAAATCCATTGAATAGATCAAGTTTTACCATCCTATCTAACCGCATATCATAATGGATCGTTTGGATAATATAATGAATCAATTATTGAAGGGAGGTTAAGAAACAGTAGTACTCTTGTATCGTTATCAAGACCATGATGAACCCAACTGGATGCAGTGTTTTTCCGCCTCTTATTTGCATGTTTGTATACTTTCTTCTCTTACGGCCTCTGCTCTCTGGGTTATATGTTAGGTTCTGAGCCTGCGGGTAGGTCTAGTTCATGGATATCGCCTTGTCACCACTAGCCATAAACTTCGATAGGGTGTGGGACACAAtactttatgttttttatattactttttctATAACCTCAAAGCTGGAGGTTTATGAAAGAACCAAAATCATTGAGGGGGATTATCATCAACTTTGAGACAAACTTATATAGAGTATGATTAGTACACAGTTAGTAAGATCTATGGACCAACAAGCAGAGTTGTTTACAAAAGCTTTACCTGGTTCTAAAATAAGAAGTATTTGTAAACAACTGGGTACACAAAGTATGTTTTTCAGTTCACCAATACAAAGAAGATTACCATATTGGTGATGGGTTTAATAAACCTCATCACGTAAGTGGAGACAAAAAAGGTGGCGTTATCCCATATTCAGCTTAGGTTTTATACATATAACCAAATAATTTCAAGTTGGATGCTTAATAACTCTTTCGTCATAATTAGGGTCAAATGTGCATTACCACATATAACATTTCCTTCATAGAGGGGCTGTTTTCCTCCTAAACTTACTTtcagataaatttaatttagttagtgtggttagacttggattttattctctttattaACATTAGGGTTAACAAGTATTATGCCTGGTAATATTCTTTCTCCTTGCCTGGGAAGGGTTCACTTACCGGAATGTGGCTACAACATCCTCATACTGTAACTAAATATAGTTAGTTGGTAAATTTCCGGCTCCAACACTAATTTTGATGGTTTAGTTTCTTAGATTTGATTATGTGTATGATGCATCTGCTATAAATTTTTTGGTTCTATAACTCTTGAGAATTTACAGCTGTTGGCAACTTCTGAAGTTCTTCGTCTAATTCTTTTTCTCTATGATCAGATTCTGGTAAGTTGTCATATTGGTCGAGAGATCACAAATAGAACACGTTTATATACAGGGATTGCCGAGGTAAACATCATTGCCTTCcacatttttttcatataaatgcCCGGTTTGCTTCCTGCAAATGCAGGGAATTGTTCTTACTAGAAAACAATCTCAAACCTCAGAATATTTCATGACTTCgacttattttgttttgtggCTGATGTATAGCTAATAGGTAATTGAAGTTTTCCGTATTAGAGATGATAAGCTCATATCCTATGCTTTCTTCGCGTTGAAGTTCTTTAAAATTGATGGGCCCTTTTAGTTGTTAGGCAAGTTTTGCATAATTGGTAGGTTCGATGAGTAGTTGGCAAGGGACAATAGCCAGTGGCTGGGTTGGAACTCAGATTAGTCTGATCAGCATAAGTTATTAAGGACCGAGGAGCCTTCATGACGAAATCTTGTGGAGATATAACCATATGAAGTTGGTGAAGACCCTCCCAACAGGCCTCTTGACGTACGTTACAACTCTTCCCTTCGCTGCATCATTGTAATTATTTCCACCTATGGTTTTAAGCCTTCATATTGAACGCTTTGATTTATGGCCTTTTGTTATGTGTTATATCCCTCTGAATCATATTTCTGCAACTGCAACCTTTTTCATCTTGGAACAAGGACTCTTAAAGCCTTACATTCTGTATACCGTGGAGTACTGCCATTGAAGACGTAGTATGGGCCAAAAACAGAGATGTACCGGAATTTCATATGCCTGTATCTTAAGTTCCATGAAAATAATTGTGTTCGATTTATGTTGCTAGGCACTTTTGGTTAATATAAACAGTTTATAACCCGGAGAACACAAGTGAATATAATGAATTATCGAGGAAAATTACACTTGGCTAATGTCTTGCAGTAGAACTTCTAAAAACATTTATACTGCAAATCGTGGCTTTGTCAAATCACTTGATTGGTAGGGATAATCATGTCCGCCAGATCGAAGTTTATGGACCTCAGCCGTGATTTACCACAGATTCTTACTTTTTTCAGTGCATCAGTTCTTTGATCACCAATATTCTAgatttaaacctttttttttttaaatgatggaTTGCAGGAATCCTATTCCACCCCACCATTCCAATTTACCTCTAGGGAATTCATTACATGCCCCACTCTGAGATAGTAAAATGTGATCTAATAGCTTGCTTTTGGGTCAAAACTGACGTCGAATATGATTTCTGGAATCTTGtactaaattgaagaaaactAATGCTGCTACAAGCCATTATTTTGAAGCATCCAAGTCCAACACATTCGGCCATGAATATATAGAGATATGATCATCCAAAGACATTCTAAACacagaagaaattgagagaacATTTATGTACTTGTGCTAAACATATACCCAAGTTAAGAGTAGCTTAGACGAGAACTATGGGTGTTACTCAAGACAACAAATATTTTTTCAGAACTAAGAAGAGGTAGTTTTCTTaggaaagtaaatataaaacatgCTGATGGCTTTGTATCTATCATTAGTgatagaagaagaaaatgagtaGGATTGTCgtataaattagattaaaactAGCTTAGACTTCCCTTTTAGGTTCTTtcctgattttctttttccacaatGTCTTTAGACAATGTGACATTCCATTATTCAAGAAAAAGGCTATAGATATTTGGATACCTTGTATCTGCTCGATATGCTTGTGTTTGATACATTCGGACATGGTAtgaagatataaaccttcaaattcatgaaaaaacttacaaattttGAACATACTGATGTCAGACGACACTATGTTCAAATTCAAGTAACATAGCCTTGTATATCTATTGTTGAAGTTTACCAAGGttatatgcatgcatgcatgctaAATAAGATTAACTATAAGACTAGATATAGGCATTTGCGgttaatttagttttgattcaaAGATACGACTCAAACAGAATGCAAATCAGATTGCATGATCCGAAATGTCACGCACCGAACAGCTAAGCATTAGCCAGCAATGGCTGTCCAAGAAAAGCTTCCATTAGAACATAAATGACGatagtaataaaataaggaaGCATTCCAAAGGAGAGATGCACGTATCTTCTTGCCAACATGCTATATCATTCACAGGCAGATTTGGAAGAAAGCGGCTCTGGTAGATCGCAAAGGCTTGAAAGCATGGGAGAGTTAATCCATGGCAACACCGATTCACTGATCATTCGCAAGCTGGTTTGGTGTCAAAGCTGCTTAGGCAGATTGCAAAGGCTTGGAAAGCAGATAGAGGATATCGATAATCCATGGTGAAGATGTCTTTGCCGATTTTTCCAAACTGTAAGATTACCTTCTCTTGCTCTTCAGGTGATACATTATGTGATGGCTCAACAGCAGCAACAAGCTGGAAATTCTTAACAGAGGCCACTGTCACACGCCCCTTGAAGTTAAGGCACCAGCACTGTAACTGTTCATGCCATCTAGGAGCCTTGTTCTTTAGGGTTAGTGGCTCTCCTGAGCCCAAGGGGTGTAATGGAGTGGCTGGGAGGGTAGGGGAGCTGGGGTTTGTCACCGGTTCCTTTCCTTTTGAACTGATTAAGGGAGAAAGTTGTTCATCAAAGGATTGGCGGAACGCTAATGGTGTTGGTGCAGTGCCTCCTTCCTGAATCGAAGACATGGGAATCGAGTGCAAAACGCAATGCATTCTCCTTGGTCCTCGTGTTCGCAGAACATTGAGCTCATAGGTAATGGTACCAATATTGTAGTTGGACGAAGATAGTTTTGGAAACACCTGCTTCGAGTGGAATCTTCGACTCAATCGGGTACTTGATGGGATTATTGAGTCACACGGAGGTTGACTGTCATGTATTGTGAACTTGGTACCAAAAAAATTAGACctgaaaagaaattttaacatgtCATCGCAGATATTATAAAGAGAGAATGATCAGAAAAACATAAGAAATCTAATAGCGAGACTTGCCTTAGTTTACCGACATATGTATAGCTGGCCCTAGAAAAATCATCAGCAACCAAAGATATAACAAAATCCGTGCAGGTAGCCCTTCTGACCTTCCTTGCTGCTAAAAGCAATTTATCACTCTCCCCCTCAGCTGTAAATGAAAGAAGCAACACAAGTTTATACTTCTCAAAATGTATGGAAGCTTCATAAAATTGGCAGCCCAAACAAATCTTTATTAATTGGCTAAAAGAATGAGAACAAAATACGATAACCACAAAGCTATGTAACCCTGATTACTCAAAGCCAAATTCAATGAGTATAAGTCAGCCGTGGGAAAAGGAAAACTAAATGTAATGTTATACCGTGTTTCAAAGCCTTCACATCTGTTTTAgcatcttaaatttattttaaaaacccaAGATATCAAACTTATTTTTTGACTCCCCTAGCACAAAACCTTCAATGAATCCAATTTGATGAATAGAAGCATAAAGGCACAACTGACAAGAGGACTTACAAGGCACCAGACCATAGAACAAAAGATATGTCGAAGTGGCTCTGTCTCTTCTAATATAGCATTGAATCGGGGACTCATGGGGACCAGGCTGTTCACAAACATAAACAGAATATATAAACAACCTTTTAAATGGAAGAGTGAGATAAAAAACAGTCACTTCCATTATTTATGTACACAGACATCGGAGCTATTGTTGAATGTATATAGCAGACACAAAGGTTGGGGAACTTTAGACCTAGCTTATAAGCATGCGTTTGGAAGTTCATAATACAAAGATGAAACCTTCCATTATAAGCCAGCGTCTATTTCATGATTGAAAAAGCAACAACATAGAAATATAGGCAGTTATGTTCTTGACAAAGATGCAACAACAAATATATCAGTGCAAAGATTTTGGCCTAAGTAAATTAGACTAACATCGAAATAACCAGTAGTTCCGTCCACAAAATCAAATGGCATATTTTCCAATAGAGAAAAAAGTACAACCTGCTTCAACGAAATGGGAAATGTGAGCCTTCCACATTGCTCTGGAGTCTGCACAATCTCCTTTGTAATCTCTCTCCAAGACCTACAAACTGCAGCACAAAATACTACAACGGCTCGAGCAGGCCAAGCTGTCTCGCT
This genomic window contains:
- the LOC105802189 gene encoding tubby-like F-box protein 5, translating into MSLKSIMRELKEMKEGIGSISKRGGESKVWRSRTRSHVAPDRAPTESESVEQSPWANLPPELLLDIIQRVEESETAWPARAVVVFCAAVCRSWREITKEIVQTPEQCGRLTFPISLKQPGPHESPIQCYIRRDRATSTYLLFYGLVPSEGESDKLLLAARKVRRATCTDFVISLVADDFSRASYTYVGKLRSNFFGTKFTIHDSQPPCDSIIPSSTRLSRRFHSKQVFPKLSSSNYNIGTITYELNVLRTRGPRRMHCVLHSIPMSSIQEGGTAPTPLAFRQSFDEQLSPLISSKGKEPVTNPSSPTLPATPLHPLGSGEPLTLKNKAPRWHEQLQCWCLNFKGRVTVASVKNFQLVAAVEPSHNVSPEEQEKVILQFGKIGKDIFTMDYRYPLSAFQAFAICLSSFDTKPACE